TACCCCTCAGTCGCATGAACCTTGGCGAGGCGGTACAGGACATCTTCGACATCGCCAATACACACCGCATAAAGCTTCCGACCGATTTCACCATGCTCGGCAAGACGATCCTCACACTCGAGAGCATCGTCCGTCAGCTCGACCCTGATTTCAGCATCGTCGATGTAGCGGAACCGTTCGGCAGACAGCTGCTCAAGGAACGGTACAATCCGAAGAATATTACCGACCGCGCATGGCACCAATGGCTTGAATTCAGCGATGATCTGAAGGATGCCTCGAGCAACCTCCATCAATTTTCAAAAGGTCTCAAGAAGAAGAAGGTGCCGGTCGAACTGGAGCTGCGGCGCAGTGAACAATTCATGAAGCGGCTGGATCGGCTCGGCAACAGACTGTCCTTCAGTATCGTCCTGCTTTCCTTCAGCATCATCATGGTCGGGCTGATCATCAGTTCGGCCCTCTCGGACCAGACCAATGTAATCTTAAGCATTCCTGCTGTTGAAATAGGCTCCGTAGTCGCCCTCATCATGTTCATCGGAATGATCTACTCGATATTCCGATCGGGAAGATTCTAAATAAAGCGTTGGAGATCATAGGATCTCCAACGCTTTTTAAATGTAGAACATATAGTCATCCACTTCGTCCTCATCGTGGTTGATCATGTCCTGCAGTGAAGTATGATCGAGCACATCCCTCAGGGCATCCCTGATGCGGCGCCACAAATACCGTTCCGTATCCGTATCCTTATCGTCGCCCTCGACGGCGACGATGTTCTCCTCAAGCGTCCTGAATATCTTGCCTACCGTAATTTCATCCGGCGGAAAGTTGAGTTCATAGCCACCGTACGCACCCCGTGTACTTTTGACCAGTTCTGCCTTCTTCAGATTGGCCACTATCTGTTCCAGGTAGAGGTCGCTGATGCCCCGCTCTTCTGCAACCGACTTGACGCTCCGTTTCTTTCCTCCATAATTCCTGGCCAGAGCCAGCATGAAGTACAGTCCATATCTTCCTCTTGTAGAGATTTTCATAAAACACCTCGTAGTTTAAGTTCATTTATAATTATAGTAGTATTAAATATACCATAACTCTGAAACAGGTGAAAATATGTCAACTCAACCATTAAGCTACAGGATGCGTCCGAAGACGATCGACGAGATACTCGGACAGTCGCACCTCGTCGGCGAAAACAGCATCATCAGAAGGATGGTCAAGGCAAGAAGGCTTTCCTCCATGATCCTCTATGGACCGCCGGGCATCGGCAAGACGAGCATAGCCAGCGCCATCGCAGGGTCCACGAACTACAAGTTCAGGACACTCAATGCCGTGACGAACACCAAGAAGGATATGCAGGCAGTCGCCGAAGAAGGGAAGATGAGCGGCAGCGTCATCCTCCTCCTCGATGAGATCCACCGTTTGGACAAGGCGAAGCAGGACTTTCTGCTTCCACACCTTGAGAATGGGAACATCATACTGATCGGCGCCACGACCTCCAACCCCTATCATGCGATCAATCCGGCCATACGGAGCCGGTGCCAGATATTCGAACTGGAACTGCTCGACCCGGACGATGTAAGGGAAGCACTTGAGCGTGCCATCGGGGATGCATCGCGCGGCCTCGGGGACATCAACCTGGAAATTTCCGATGAAGCGATCGGCTACCTCTCCCACACCAGCCAGGGGGATGTGAGAAGTGCATTGAATGCACTGGAACTTGCTGCGCTCAGCACAGAGAAGAATTCCGAGGGTGTCACGGTCATCGGTATTGAAGATGCCAAGGCATGCATGCAGAAATCGGATCTTCTGTATGATAAGGATGGCGATCAGCACTATGATGTCATGAGCGCGTTCCAGAAATCGATCCGCGGCAGTGATGTGGATGCAGCACTCCACTACCTCGCCCGGCTCGTTGAAGCAGGCGACCTCGTCACCATCGCAAGGCGCCTGCTCGTCATCAGCTATGAGGATATCGGCCTCGCCAATCCTCAGCTTGCTTCACGCACACTCGATGCCATCGTTTCAGCTGAACGCCTCGGATTTCCGGAAGCACGCATTCCCCTCTCGCAGGCCGTCATCGAGCTTTCCCTTTCACCGAAATCGAACAGTGCCATCAAGAGTATCGACGGGGCCTTATCGGATATAAGGAAAAAGAAGACGGGCGCCATTCCGAAGCATCTGAAGGACAGCCACTACAAAAGTGCCGAGAAGCTTGGAAATGGCATCGGCTATAAATATCCACATAATTATCCGAACCATGTGGTCAGTCAGCAATATTTGCCAGATCCCCTCAAAAATGCCGCCTACTACCAGACATCGGATGTCTCAAAGTATGAAAAACAGCTTGCCGACATATACGATAAGCTTAAAAAATTATAAAAAAATAAGCACCGAATTGTAATAATTCGGTACTTATTCGGAATATCCAAGCTAAAGCCGTGTGTCATTGTTGATTATTTTGGCCTGCTAAGTGCAGGTGGGTGCCCTGTTCCCTACTCCAAACGTCCTGTCAAGCAGGCATGTTTTTCATAGGAAAACCTATCGGGCTCCCGTTTATAAAGGTGTTAGGTCAAAATATAATTCAACACATCACGAACTTCTCAGATATTCCTATTACCAATATAATAGCACAGGATATCCAAAAAAGATAGTAATAAGTATCTTTTTATTCTGTGAATTTGAATCATATACTGTATCTGCCTGGCTGCCATCATTGCAGCTTTTGCATCGCGCATCCCTCAGTCTGCTCTCCACTCCATATGGAGAAATCCGGCCTCCCGCCTTCCACAAAGTCTCCTGTGGAACGGCGGGAGGTTCTTCTATTCCTCGATGTCCACTTCGATATGCAGTTCCTTGAGCTGTTCACCCGATACCCTGGACGGCGCATTCATCATCAGATCGCTTGCACTGGCCGTTTTCGGGAAGGCAATGACGTCACGGATGTTGTCCGTACCGGCCAGCAGCATGACGAAGCGGTCGAAACCATAGGCGATGCCGCCGTGCGGTGGCGCGCCATACTTGAACGCCTCAAGCAGGAACCCGAACTGTTCGTCGCGCTCTGCGTCTGTGAAGCCAAGTGCACGGAACATCTTCTCCTGCGTTTCTGCGTCATGGATACGGACGGAACCGCCACCCAGCTCATAGCCATTGAGCACAATGTCATATGCATTCGCGATGACTTCCTCCGGCGCTGTTTCCAGCTTCCCGAGATCTTCCACCCTCGGGGAAGTGAACGGATGGTGGGCGGCAAAGTAGCGTCCGGCCTCCTCATCGTATTCGAACAGCGGCCAGTCCGTCACCCACAGGAAGTTGAACTGACCTTCCGGAATGAGGTCGAGATCCTTTGCCAGTTTGTTCCTCAAGTTGCCGAGTGATGCATGGACGACCTTTTCCGTATCCGCAACGAAAAGGATGAGGTCCCCATTCTCAAGCGAGAGGGTCTCAAATAGATCCCGTCGGTTGTCTTCGCTGAAGAATTTTGCAATCGGCCCATTCAGGTCATCTTCCTTCACTTTGAGCCATGCCAGCCCTTTCGCCCCATAAGTCTTCACGTAGGTCTCAAGCTTGTCGATATCTTTTCTGGAGAAACGGCCCTCTTCACCTTTAAGGACGATCGCCTTGACCATGCCTCCGTTCTCAACAGCGGAACGGAAGACTTTGAAGTCGACGGATCTGCTGAAATCGCTCAGGTCATTGAGTTTGAGTTCGAACCGTGTATCCGGCTTGTCCACACCGTACTCAGCCATCGCCTGGACATATGTCATCCGTGGCAGAGGCGTTTTTATGTCGACTCCTTTGACATCCTTCATTACCTGTTTGATCATTCGTTCATTCAGCTCGATCATCTGCTCCTGGTCTGTAAACGACATTTCGATATCCACCTGCGTGAACTCGGGCTGCCTGTCCGCGCGCAGGTCCTCATCACGGAAACATTTTACAATCTGATAA
The sequence above is drawn from the Salinicoccus roseus genome and encodes:
- the aspS gene encoding aspartate--tRNA ligase; translation: MRRYATEITEELTGERVHLKGWVQKRRDLGGLIFIDLRDRSGVMQVVFNPEVSEAALETAERIRSEYVIAVTGKVLQRDPSQYNDNIETGKIEVLVDEVEVLSKADTPPFQIMDESIAEDIRLKYRYLDLRKPKLQNILKLRHQLNRSIRNFLDNETFIDIETPVLSKSTPEGARDYLVPSRVHEGEFYALPQSPQIYKQLLMLSGMERYYQIVKCFRDEDLRADRQPEFTQVDIEMSFTDQEQMIELNERMIKQVMKDVKGVDIKTPLPRMTYVQAMAEYGVDKPDTRFELKLNDLSDFSRSVDFKVFRSAVENGGMVKAIVLKGEEGRFSRKDIDKLETYVKTYGAKGLAWLKVKEDDLNGPIAKFFSEDNRRDLFETLSLENGDLILFVADTEKVVHASLGNLRNKLAKDLDLIPEGQFNFLWVTDWPLFEYDEEAGRYFAAHHPFTSPRVEDLGKLETAPEEVIANAYDIVLNGYELGGGSVRIHDAETQEKMFRALGFTDAERDEQFGFLLEAFKYGAPPHGGIAYGFDRFVMLLAGTDNIRDVIAFPKTASASDLMMNAPSRVSGEQLKELHIEVDIEE
- a CDS encoding replication-associated recombination protein A — protein: MSTQPLSYRMRPKTIDEILGQSHLVGENSIIRRMVKARRLSSMILYGPPGIGKTSIASAIAGSTNYKFRTLNAVTNTKKDMQAVAEEGKMSGSVILLLDEIHRLDKAKQDFLLPHLENGNIILIGATTSNPYHAINPAIRSRCQIFELELLDPDDVREALERAIGDASRGLGDINLEISDEAIGYLSHTSQGDVRSALNALELAALSTEKNSEGVTVIGIEDAKACMQKSDLLYDKDGDQHYDVMSAFQKSIRGSDVDAALHYLARLVEAGDLVTIARRLLVISYEDIGLANPQLASRTLDAIVSAERLGFPEARIPLSQAVIELSLSPKSNSAIKSIDGALSDIRKKKTGAIPKHLKDSHYKSAEKLGNGIGYKYPHNYPNHVVSQQYLPDPLKNAAYYQTSDVSKYEKQLADIYDKLKKL
- a CDS encoding RrF2 family transcriptional regulator, with protein sequence MKISTRGRYGLYFMLALARNYGGKKRSVKSVAEERGISDLYLEQIVANLKKAELVKSTRGAYGGYELNFPPDEITVGKIFRTLEENIVAVEGDDKDTDTERYLWRRIRDALRDVLDHTSLQDMINHDEDEVDDYMFYI